The sequence below is a genomic window from Neomicrococcus aestuarii.
CGGCGGAAAATGACACAGTGGCTGCGCCGTAACGGCTTCCCGGAAGCCTCCAAACACACCGTGGACCGGCTCATGCGCGAAGAAGGCATGAACGGGCTCGTCAGAGGCCGCAAGACCCGCACCACCATCCCCGGCAAGGACGGCCGCCGTGCCGGGGACCTGGTGAACCGGGACTTCACCGCCGCGGCTCCGAACCAGATCTGGGTCACTGATTTTACGTACGTCCCGGTCTACTCCGGATTCGTCTACGTTGCCCTGGTCATCGACCTGTATTCCCGGGCGATCCTCGGCTGGGAAACTTCAACCGTCAAGGACACCGCGTTTGTCGAACACTGCCTGCGGATGGCCTTGTGGCGGCGCGAACACACCGGCCGCCCGGCACCGACGGGACTAATTCACCACAGCGATGCCGGAAGCCAGTACACCTCGATCCGGTACACCGACACCCTGGCCTTGGAGGGCCTACAACCGTCCATTGGCAGCGTTGGTGACGCCTATGACAACGCAGCAGCCGAGACCGTGATGGGGTTGTTCAAGAACGAGGCCGTTGCGAAGGATTCACCGTTCCGCAGCGGGGCGTTGAAGACCGAAACCGACGTCATGGAAATCGTCTTCGAGTGGGTCCACTGGTACAACAACGAACGCCTGCATTCCGCCCTGGACCACCAAACGCCAGAGGAATACGAGCAGACATATTATGATCTACAAACCAGCTCGTTACCCGACGACGCCGCCAACAAACAAGCGGCATGATTCCCGGGACGGTTCACTACACCTCCAACAGAGCAGGCCTGACAGATCGGTACTGGACGACGCCGTCCCTGACACCGCTTCTGGTGTCGGTCGCTGGAGCAGTTCGTATCAGCGATGTCCCGGCGAACTCAGTGGTTTACCGCGATCCGGTCAACGAAAAGCTCGGAGGCGAAGTGCCTGGGTGGTTCTTTGTCCGTACACAAGGTGCATCGGGTTGGATGGAAGCGTCCGTCTTGGCACGGACCAGCACAGCACGCACCAGTAACACTTTAGGGTGGACCAGAACTCTGATTCTGAGCGTTCCAAACGGAACCCTTGCGGCAAAGCATCTGGTCGCCATCCCCTGGGATCCAGAAAAGACCCTGA
It includes:
- a CDS encoding IS3 family transposase (programmed frameshift), with protein sequence MPKQFPPEVRDRAVRMTMDRLSEYPSVYAACKALAPKLGVGPESLRRWVVQAQIDAGEKTGPSTDELEEIKRLRAEVRDLKESNEILKQASNFLREGARPSPPLICRFIDEMRAEGYAVESICAVLREQGVRVAARTYRAWKKRLPALRTIEDARLTDALRAVKVPDAKGRPRPEIIYGRRKMTQWLRRNGFPEASKHTVDRLMREEGMNGLVRGRKTRTTIPGKDGRRAGDLVNRDFTAAAPNQIWVTDFTYVPVYSGFVYVALVIDLYSRAILGWETSTVKDTAFVEHCLRMALWRREHTGRPAPTGLIHHSDAGSQYTSIRYTDTLALEGLQPSIGSVGDAYDNAAAETVMGLFKNEAVAKDSPFRSGALKTETDVMEIVFEWVHWYNNERLHSALDHQTPEEYEQTYYDLQTSSLPDDAANKQAA
- a CDS encoding M15 family metallopeptidase gives rise to the protein MIPGTVHYTSNRAGLTDRYWTTPSLTPLLVSVAGAVRISDVPANSVVYRDPVNEKLGGEVPGWFFVRTQGASGWMEASVLARTSTARTSNTLGWTRTLILSVPNGTLAAKHLVAIPWDPEKTLIAAPALADLTRLNNAFKVKFAKNLDVDLANRTLGTQRYLYEDLGPYIAAKPGTSNHGWGMAIDVPETFEYSFDGAYYKWLKANSYKCNWIHRTNLEQYRADGSLNPYAESWHFEYVGK